A genome region from Thalassotalea euphylliae includes the following:
- a CDS encoding flagellar brake protein, translating to MENLALSTQQYFELLPGKQLDLQFTHPVGLRLKTSLVGYSVGQYIIIKHPEPSKLSSYQDVLVAGNMVIVRYIVEGSQGQCCAFKSTIRSVSKHPYIMIFIDFPASIENRELRNHQRYVTHLPAAIYASKEKGEGQARINGVINDVSAKGCGFSFKSNNSKLSVNKTDIVVVIALSEEASLHIPAKVCNSRYQQGKVNVGIAFVDADQQVQQLLEHLLIESDR from the coding sequence ATGGAAAATTTAGCACTTTCAACTCAGCAGTATTTTGAGCTATTACCTGGCAAGCAGTTAGACTTACAATTTACGCACCCTGTAGGACTTCGCCTGAAAACTTCTCTCGTTGGTTATTCGGTTGGGCAATACATCATTATAAAGCACCCAGAGCCTTCGAAACTGAGCAGTTATCAAGATGTCCTAGTAGCAGGGAATATGGTGATTGTGCGTTATATTGTTGAGGGTAGCCAAGGGCAATGTTGTGCGTTTAAGTCAACGATTAGGTCGGTAAGTAAGCACCCTTACATTATGATCTTTATCGACTTTCCAGCAAGTATAGAAAACCGAGAGCTGCGTAATCATCAACGCTACGTAACCCATTTACCCGCGGCGATTTATGCCAGCAAAGAAAAGGGTGAAGGACAAGCGCGAATTAACGGTGTCATTAACGATGTCTCTGCAAAAGGTTGTGGTTTTTCGTTTAAATCAAATAACAGTAAGCTGAGTGTTAATAAAACCGATATCGTAGTGGTGATTGCTTTATCTGAAGAAGCGAGTCTACATATTCCCGCTAAGGTGTGTAACAGCCGTTATCAGCAAGGTAAGGTTAATGTTGGGATTGCGTTTGTTGACGCTGATCAGCAAGTGCAACAGTTATTAGAACATTTGCTGATCGAAAGCGATCGCTAG